A segment of the Blastocatellia bacterium genome:
AGACGCTCGACGGCCTGGCCGAGGAAGTCACGGCCACGACACGGCAAGCGATGACGGAGCTTTTCCTTCTCACCGGACAGTACGAGATCCTCTTCTGGGAGATGGCCGCAACAACGGAGACGTGGCCCGTCACCCTGTGAGACCGGGAGTCGCATCGCTCCACGAGTCGTGGCGGGGACGCTTTATTGCGGTACGGATCATCCGTCCCAATTCCATCGGGCGATTGTCCATCGTCCTTGAACGGGGCTCATCGGAGCTGAATCGAGCCTGCGCCGTCTGCCGGGCTATTTTTCCCCTTCGGTGCGGGCCGTTGATTCTCTCTCGCCTTTGGCCGGTCGGATCAGCCGGATTCGTTCCCGATGCACCCCGTTGACCATCAATAGATGAACTCGCGCACGTCGTAGATGCTGATCTTCGGACGAGCGGCCTGACGGCTGTAGCGCAGTCCGGCTCGCAGCAGAGCGATCTGCTGCTTCAGTTCGGCATAGTCCAGCGGGGCAACATTGTCGGCCCGGGCCTGTCGTTCGTAATCGGAGTGGGGCGGGATCCAGAGCGGCGAGAGATAAATAATATCGTCGCCGTCAAGCGGCATGGCATTCAAAAGCTCTACGCTTTTTTCCACATGCGATGTGAAGAAACGTCGTCCGCCAAGTCCGACGAGAATGATCACGCCCACGGCCACGCCCGCCGCTTTGAGCGTCCGCACGATCTGCAGCGCCCCGGCGGCCGTGCCCGGCTTTTGAACCCAGCGAAGCAGCTCATCATCACCGCTTTCGACGCCCAGGTACACGCGCCGCAGATGACGCTGGCGGAGGGCCACGAAATCGTCAACGCGTTTATGCGTCCCGCTGAAGGTATCAATGAAGGAGTAGATGCCATCGAAGCGGTAACCATCGCCTGCGGTCCGGGATCCGCTTGAGCCGATGGGAAATTCTTCGTGGAGGAGGTCGAAGATCGGCAGCAGCTTCTCCTGTGGAAGAATCAAGGCGTTGGCATCGGCGAGGAAGAGTCGGCGCCGGAGCGCGATCGAATCGCCGAAAAATGCTTTGACGTCCCGGATGTGGGTTCGCACTTCGGAGATGGTCTTGATGCGGAAGCGCCGGTCGCGGTAGAAATCGCAAAAGGTGCAGCGGTTCCAGTGGCAGCCTTCGGTAATCTGAAGCGCGAGAGCGAGGTATTGATCGGGCGGCATGATGCTGACGGGCCGATAGACGGAGAGAAATCGCCGACGGTCGGCACGATAGGCCGTCGCGTCCCAGGCCGAGATTCTCTCCAGCCAGGCGATCACATCCTCGGGCGAGGATGCCTGAGCCGTGAGAAGGAGAGTCACGTCCTCGGATCGTCGGGCGACTGCGTCGCCTATCTCCTTCACCGTCGCGCGGATCTCCTCGATGAGGGCGTCCTTCTCGCTCTCGCCAAGCGTGCGAATGAGCCGCGGCGCCGCCGGATCGCCTTCAGGTCGCCACTTCTCGATCATCGTGTGATCGAGGCCACGGACGATGGTTCGCCCGTCTCGATAGGCCATGTAGAGGCGGCCCGCGCGATCAAACGAGAAGACATATCGCCCCTCCACGCTAATGACGAGGGCGCTCGCTTTGGCCGTGACGATCACGCGCGAGGCTGCTACGGCGGTTTCCATGTCGGGCCTCCGATTCATCACGACGTTCCCTTCCCCACACCGAGGTGACGGGCTATCGTCAATCGCTCCTGATGGGGTGCGATGGCCACTCCCTCCGGCGAGCTGTCGGCCCAAGACGTTTGCGTTTGTTCAGCAATCCATCGCCGTTCCGGCGAGCGCGATTATCACTGAGCCCCTCGTCGGGCGCCTGCTGCCGATCAGTCCCCGTGGACTTCGGCCAGCTCCTCGACCGGCATCTTCGCCAGGTGCTCGTACAATTGCCAGCGAGCGAGAACATCCTCCTGAGCCTGACGAAGGAGTTCGTCGGCGATCTCCGGATGACGTTCCGCCAGCGAGCTGAAGCGCGTCTCATTGGCAACGTATCGTCGGAGCGGCAGGCTCGGCGGTTTGGAATCGAGCTGGAGCGGATTCTTCCCCTGCTGACGCAGGCGCGGATCGTAGCGGAAGAGCGGCCAGTAACCGGACAAAACGGCGGCCTTCTGCTGATCCAGTCCATAGCGCATGTCGTAGCCGTGCGCGATACAGTGACTGTAAGCGATGATGAGCGACGGACCGGGATAGGATTCGGCTTCGAGAAAGGCCTTCACCGTGTGGGTGTCGTTAGCGCCCATCGCCACACGAGCGACGTAAACGTTTCCGATCAGCATGGCCATGAGGGCCAGGTCTTTTTTGGCCGTCGGCTTGCCTCGAGCGGCGAATTTCGCCACCGCGCCCCGGGGAGTGGCTTTCGACATCTGTCCGCCGGTATTGGAGTAGACTTCAGTGTCGAGCACAAGGAGATTCACATTGTGCCCTGAGGCCAGCACGTGATCCAGGCCCCCGTAACCAATATCATAAGCCCAGCCGTCGCCACCCACGCACCAGACCGTCTTGGGCACGAGGGCATCGGCCAGGAGGAAAAGCTCTCGCGCCTCGGGCAGATCAAGGAGGCGGAGTTTCTCCTTGAGGGCCTGCACGCGCTCCCGACGTTGGCAGAGCGTTTCTTCCGTCACCGGCTCGACCCGAACAAGAGCCTCGACCAGCTCCTCTCCAACCAGGCCGGCAACCCGTCGCAGAAGAAGGCGGGCGCGCTCGGCCTGTTGATCGAGCGCCAGGCGCAAGCCCAATCCGAATTCCGCATTATCCTCAAACAACGAGTTGGACCAGGCCGGACCTCGACCCTCACGATTGATCGTGTACGGCGTCGTCGGCAGGTTTCCTCCGTAGATCGAGGAGCAGCCGGTGGCGTTTGCGATGATCAATCGGTCGCCAAACAGTTGCGTGAGCAACTTGATGTAAGGCGTCTCGCCGCAGCCGGCGCAAGCTCCCGAAAACTCAAATAACGGCTCGAACAATTGCACGTCCTTGACCTCGCGCGGGTTCAGCACGCGCCGATCCACTTCCGGCAACCGAAGGAAGAATTCCCAGTTCTCTCGCTCGGAAGCGCGAAGCGGCGGCTGCGGTTCCATGTTGATCGCTTTGTGCAGGGGATCGGTTTTACTCTTGACCGGGCAGGCTTCCACGCACAGGGCGCAGCCGGTGCAATCCTCCGGTGCTACCTGAAGCGTGTAGACCTGACCCTTGAACTCGCGCCAGCGCGCGGGCGCCGATTTGAACGTCGGCGGCGCATCCGTCAGG
Coding sequences within it:
- a CDS encoding radical SAM protein, which encodes METAVAASRVIVTAKASALVISVEGRYVFSFDRAGRLYMAYRDGRTIVRGLDHTMIEKWRPEGDPAAPRLIRTLGESEKDALIEEIRATVKEIGDAVARRSEDVTLLLTAQASSPEDVIAWLERISAWDATAYRADRRRFLSVYRPVSIMPPDQYLALALQITEGCHWNRCTFCDFYRDRRFRIKTISEVRTHIRDVKAFFGDSIALRRRLFLADANALILPQEKLLPIFDLLHEEFPIGSSGSRTAGDGYRFDGIYSFIDTFSGTHKRVDDFVALRQRHLRRVYLGVESGDDELLRWVQKPGTAAGALQIVRTLKAAGVAVGVIILVGLGGRRFFTSHVEKSVELLNAMPLDGDDIIYLSPLWIPPHSDYERQARADNVAPLDYAELKQQIALLRAGLRYSRQAARPKISIYDVREFIY